Sequence from the Primulina huaijiensis isolate GDHJ02 unplaced genomic scaffold, ASM1229523v2 scaffold589, whole genome shotgun sequence genome:
AACCAAGTCCTCATGTAATTCAGGGAAAGTTTCCTTATTTTTGGAAGTGAATTCAATAGAAGTATTAGGACTTTTAGTATTTTCATTTATTCCAAAGATAGATTTATCACCCTGATTGTTAGAATCCGAAGGAGGCGACAAAAAACCTAAACCATCATCTTCACTAGTCCTTATCTCCCCCTGAAGATGAGACCCAAAAAACGGTATTTCTTCAAAAAAAGAAACATCAAAAGAGACATACAGTTTTTTTGAAGTTGGATCAAAACATTTGTACCCTTTTTGAGTGGAACCGTAGCCaacaaaaacacattttttagCCCAAAAATCTAATTTACTCATGTTTCGATCAAGATTTCTCACAAAAATAGTACATCCAAACATTCGCAGaggtagagaagaagagaacAATTTCGAGTTTGGAAAAATGTCTTTGAGAATACCCAGTGGAGTTTTAAAATTGAGGACTTTAGATGGTAATCTATTAATTAAATAGACTGCTGTTAGAACTGCTTAGCTCCACAAATATTTCGTGACCTGATTAGAGAACATAAGTGCTCTGGTGACTTCTAATATGTGCCtattttttctctcagccacACCATTCTGTTGTGGAGTATTAGTGCATGAGCTCTGTTGGAGGATACCGTGCTCCTTAAAATATTTGCCTAAAGTCTCTTTAAAATATTCCCCTCCATTGTCATTTCTTATCATTTGGatatttgtttgaaattgaTTGACAATCATGTTGtggaaagttttaaaaatcggTTCAACCTcagatttttcttttaataaaaaaCCAACAAGCACGTGAGTGATCATCTATGAAAGTGACAAACCATTTTTTTCCGAGAAGACTTGTAACACTAGAGGGATCCCAAACATCACTATGGATTAGTGAGAAGGGTCGACTAGGTTGATACATTTTTGGTTGATACACAGATCTATGATGTTTAGCTAGAGCACAAACTTCACATTTAAACAATGAAGGATTTTTATTCAGAAACAACTTTGGAAACAACTTTTGCATATAAAAGAAACTCGGGTGTCCTAAACGATAATGCCATAAATAGACTTCATTATTCAGATCAATAGAGGTAGTCTCCAAACCAGAGAATGCTTGAGCAACTTTACAAGAGTCGATTTCCCCATCAAGGAAGTAGAGTCCACCATATTCCCTAGTATTGCCAATCATCTTCCCCGAGTCCACCTCTTGAAAAACACAATGAGAGTTTGAAAATTATCTTGACGCTTAAGATCTTGAGTTAACTTGCTAATAGATACAAGGTTACAAGACAATTTAGGAACATGGAGAACATTTGAAAGGGAGCAATCGGTTTGAAGGAACCATCTGCAATCCTAACTCTTCTATTACCTGCACACGGTTTGTAAGTGGAGAAAAAAGAAGACGAACCAGTCATGTGATCGGTTGCACCTGAATCTATGATCCATGTACATTCGGGTTTAGAACACATGAGAGAAACAATAGGACGTTTATCAATTTTGGCTTTCCGTGAAGCTTCCAGCAAGTTTCTCGAGTATGACAGAATTTCTGGCAATGGTCACACCAGGGCTTCTTCTTTTTATCAGTATTCGGAGTTGAGTCCGAGTCTCGAGATACCAAGGCTGAGTTATCACTCACTGGGCCAATATTGTTCTCGGCCTGGCTATGCATCACCTTCTTCCTGCTCTCTTCTTGGCGAATTTCAGAGAAAACTTCTCTGATCGAAGGAACTGGTTTTCTTCCAATTATTCGTCCTTTAATTTCATCGAGATTTTGATTCATTCCAGCCAAAAACATGTATACCCGATCATTCTCCTCTCCTTCTTTTGTCTCGCATAATCATCCTTGCTTTCCCAGACATCATCGTAGTGTTGATCCAGCTCCTGCCACTAAGCTGACATCTCATTGTAATAAATGGTTACCTCAAGATCACCCTGTTTCAGATTCCAGAGTTTTGCCTTCAACTCGAATATCTGAGATGAATTCTCGGAGTCTGAGTAAGTCTCTTTTACAGAGTCCCACACATCTTTCGCAGTCTTCATGAACATATGTGGTCTGGCGATTGAGGTGTCCATGGAGTTGAGAAGCCACGCCATCACAAGAGAGTTTTCTGATCTCCATGTTTTGTATGTTGACTCTGTCTCAGCCGGTTTCTCTGCCTCTCCAGTCAAATACACCAGTTTTCCACGCCCATCAATTGCAAGTTTTACGGACTGTGACCATTCCAAGAAGTTCTGCTCGTTTAGACGATGGACCGTAATTTGAATCGAGGTAGATGTCATGTCGTGAGCAGAGGATGAGGTAGAAATTCTAGAGGTTGCCTCTGATTCAGAGGTTTGCCCAAACGAGCCAAAATTTATTCCTTTGTTGGCGGCCATGAGAGGTTAGTaacatagctctgataccatgtaaGTTTTaggaataaaattcatatattttattgatcATCAACCCTAACATATATAGTACACTTTAGAACAGATAGAAACTAAAACCTAGCATAAAACTAGGAACAAACTCAACAACTAACAAACCTCCTAACAATCAGGGAGGAAATCaaggaaaataaaaacaataaaaggATAAGAAAAGGAATAACAACCAGAACTCTAATAAACTGCCTATCCTAAcactttgctaatacgtttgaaattgaatgtgatgcttcaggtatAGGTAttggcggagttttgatgcaaggagggcggccagtggcatactttagtgagaagATCAATGGAGCCGCCTTGAACTATCACACGTATGACAAGGAGTTATACgtgcttgtgaggactctagagacgtggcagtactacttgaggcctaaggaat
This genomic interval carries:
- the LOC140970344 gene encoding uncharacterized protein, whose translation is MAANKGINFGSFGQTSESEATSRISTSSSAHDMTSTSIQITVHRLNEQNFLEWSQSVKLAIDGRGKLVYLTGEAEKPAETESTYKTWRSENSLVMAWLLNSMDTSIARPHMFMKTAKDVWDSVKETYSDSENSSQIFELKAKLWNLKQGDLEVTIYYNEMSA